Proteins from a genomic interval of Streptomyces sp. Tu6071:
- a CDS encoding helix-turn-helix domain-containing protein has protein sequence MILLRRLLGDVLRRQRQRQGRTLREVSSSARVSLGYLSEVERGQKEASSELLAAICDALDVRMSELMHEVSDELALAELAESAAADPVPPVRRPVLNSVSVTGVPPERVTIKAPTEAVDVVAA, from the coding sequence ATGATTCTGCTCCGTCGCCTGCTGGGTGACGTGCTGCGTCGGCAGCGCCAGCGCCAGGGCCGTACTCTGCGCGAAGTCTCCTCGTCCGCCCGGGTCTCACTCGGCTATCTCTCCGAGGTGGAGCGGGGGCAGAAGGAGGCGTCCTCCGAACTGCTCGCCGCCATTTGCGACGCGCTTGATGTACGGATGTCCGAGCTGATGCACGAGGTCAGCGACGAACTCGCCCTCGCTGAGCTTGCCGAGTCGGCAGCCGCCGACCCGGTGCCGCCGGTACGCCGTCCGGTACTGAATTCGGTGTCCGTCACGGGTGTCCCGCCCGAGCGGGTCACCATCAAGGCGCCGACCGAGGCTGTGGACGTGGTCGCGGCCTGA
- a CDS encoding DNA-formamidopyrimidine glycosylase family protein, with the protein MPEGDTVFHTARRLHAALAGQRLTAADLRVPRFATADLTGREVRDVTPRGKHLLTRLSGGLTLHTHLRMDGAWRVYEAGERWRGGPGHQIRAILGTEARTAVGYRLPVVELLRTADEDRAVGHLGPDLLGPDWDAEAALARLLAAPERPLGEALLDQRNLAGIGNVYKSELCFLLRVTPWTPVGDVPRPARATALAARLLDANRDTFRRVTTGRRDTPLYVYGRAHRPCLRCGATIREAEQGDGTKARPTYWCPRCQEGPAPY; encoded by the coding sequence ATGCCCGAGGGCGACACCGTCTTCCACACGGCGCGACGGCTGCACGCCGCGCTCGCGGGGCAGCGGCTCACGGCCGCCGACCTGCGCGTGCCGCGCTTCGCGACGGCGGACCTCACCGGGCGCGAGGTGCGCGACGTGACGCCGCGCGGCAAGCACCTCCTGACCCGCCTCTCGGGAGGGCTCACGCTCCACACCCACCTGCGCATGGACGGCGCGTGGCGCGTGTACGAGGCGGGCGAGCGCTGGCGCGGCGGACCGGGACACCAGATCCGCGCGATCCTCGGCACCGAGGCCCGGACCGCCGTCGGCTACCGCCTGCCCGTCGTCGAGCTGCTCCGTACGGCCGACGAGGACCGAGCCGTGGGCCACCTCGGTCCCGACCTCCTCGGCCCGGACTGGGACGCCGAGGCCGCGCTCGCGAGGCTCCTCGCCGCGCCGGAACGCCCGCTCGGGGAGGCGCTGCTCGACCAGCGCAATCTCGCGGGGATCGGCAACGTCTACAAGAGCGAACTGTGTTTCCTGCTGCGCGTCACGCCCTGGACCCCGGTGGGCGACGTTCCCCGGCCCGCACGCGCCACCGCCCTCGCCGCGCGCCTCCTGGACGCCAACCGCGACACCTTCCGCCGCGTCACGACAGGCCGCCGCGACACCCCCCTGTACGTCTACGGCCGCGCCCACCGCCCCTGCCTGCGCTGCGGGGCCACGATCCGCGAGGCCGAACAGGGCGACGGCACGAAGGCCCGCCCCACGTACTGGTGCCCGCGCTGCCAGGAGGGCCCGGCACCGTACTGA
- a CDS encoding CinA family protein: protein MSARDAGGALPENAAVDVVALAREAGWTVAVAESLTGGLVAAELTAAPGASAAFRGSVTAYATELKHRLLGVDAALLAREGAVHPEVAAQMATGARDALGADWGAATTGVAGPEPQDGRPVGTVYVAVAGPAGGRGPLPPSPETTPGADESFADRLARHLAHHGTVEGAKSVGNTSGAGETEKRSVTGLTGAQGEKILALRLNGDRTEIRRDSVRIVLGLLRDELITHARAQDTEEIGGT from the coding sequence GTGAGCGCGCGCGACGCCGGAGGCGCCCTGCCCGAGAACGCGGCGGTCGACGTCGTCGCGCTGGCCCGTGAGGCCGGGTGGACCGTCGCCGTCGCCGAGTCGCTCACGGGCGGTCTCGTCGCCGCCGAGCTGACCGCGGCACCCGGGGCGTCCGCGGCCTTCCGCGGCTCCGTCACCGCGTACGCGACCGAACTGAAGCACCGGCTGCTCGGCGTCGATGCCGCGCTCCTCGCCCGCGAGGGCGCGGTGCACCCGGAGGTCGCCGCGCAGATGGCGACCGGGGCGCGCGACGCGCTCGGCGCCGACTGGGGCGCCGCGACGACCGGTGTCGCCGGGCCCGAGCCGCAGGACGGGCGGCCCGTCGGGACGGTGTACGTGGCGGTGGCCGGCCCCGCCGGCGGGCGCGGCCCGCTCCCGCCCTCGCCGGAGACCACACCCGGCGCCGACGAGAGCTTCGCGGACCGGCTCGCCCGGCATCTCGCGCACCACGGAACCGTCGAGGGCGCGAAGAGCGTCGGGAACACGAGTGGTGCCGGAGAGACCGAAAAGCGGTCGGTAACAGGTTTGACCGGTGCACAGGGCGAGAAAATTCTGGCACTGCGGTTGAACGGTGACCGTACGGAAATTCGTAGGGATAGCGTGCGGATCGTGCTCGGCCTGCTCCGCGATGAACTCATCACCCATGCGCGCGCACAGGATACGGAAGAAATCGGGGGGACTTGA
- a CDS encoding Dps family protein, which yields MYVVKSPLAEADLKIVSDALQGALVDLVDLSLVAKQIHWNVIGPRFRSVHLQLDDVVDSARTHMDEVAERASTLGVSPDGRVSTVAATSGLGKIGDGWIKDNDAVAAMTDALAAAITRLRERVAATADPDPVTQDLLIAITADLEKHHWMFQASNNE from the coding sequence ATGTACGTAGTGAAGAGTCCCCTTGCCGAAGCCGACCTCAAGATCGTTTCCGACGCGCTCCAGGGCGCGCTGGTCGACCTCGTGGACCTTTCCCTGGTCGCCAAGCAGATCCACTGGAACGTGATCGGCCCGCGCTTCCGCTCGGTGCACCTCCAGCTCGACGACGTCGTGGACTCGGCCCGTACGCACATGGACGAGGTCGCCGAGCGCGCCTCGACCCTCGGCGTCTCGCCGGACGGCCGCGTGAGCACCGTCGCCGCCACGAGTGGCCTCGGCAAGATCGGTGACGGCTGGATCAAGGACAACGACGCGGTCGCGGCCATGACCGACGCCCTCGCCGCCGCCATCACCCGGCTGCGTGAGCGGGTCGCGGCGACGGCCGACCCGGACCCGGTCACGCAGGACCTCCTCATCGCGATCACGGCGGACCTGGAGAAGCACCACTGGATGTTCCAGGCGTCGAACAACGAGTGA